CTTAAATAAAGTTCCCACAAAGCCCCTATAATTGACAGCGGATAATTATTTTCAGCTTGAGGAGCCTGTCCCAAAACTCTTAACAAGATTGccagggaaaagaaacaaaatgtgtttACTTGAGCCATttccagaaggaaggaaaaagagctCTTTGGATGAGGTGGGAAGGGCggtggagagagaaaggggcatCTTTGCACTGCGACAACTCTCCTGAGCGCCCTGCGTGGTCCGGCTAGTGacaggctggagggaaggggtGGATAGGGAGGCAAGGGGTGGGGGACGTGGAGGGAGCGCGCTTAGGGGAGGGGATGCGGCAGCACAATGTATACACGGGGGTTGGGGGGTGAATTAGTGTGAAAGTATTCCACTTAATCATTTTACAGGGGTTGGGTACGTAAATATTTAGCTGGCCACATCTGGAACAGATTTTTCCCCCCCCGTGTGGGCTGGGGGTGGATAATTGGAAGGAGGGGAGCATGCATTTGTTACTTACTGTACGGGCAGTTCTCCTTCTTGGTCCCGCTGACCTTCCCGTTCTTCTCAATCTTGAGAAAGTACTTGGTGAAGGAGAATAGCTTTCTCCAGCGGACATCTCCTTGAAGGTGATTGTAGCTCCGCACATGCCTTCCCGCgctggaaggagaggagaaggaggaggaagaagagttgGTGGCCTCTGGTGACACCGTGTCCTGACCAAGGGCTTGGCAGGTGACAGGGACGGAAGACACcaagaacagcaacaaaaagcagcagcagcagcagccgggCAGGTGgggaaaggctgaggcacaatGTGTCAGTATCCATTTCCACATTGTACTGAAACTCTCGGCACTGGAAATTGTCTCATCAGAAGGAACATACTGGAAGGGTAAGACCCGGTGCAAGGCAAGGAGAGAGCTCGAGGTGGTGGCTGCTGGTTAGCTCCCTCTGGGCGCGGATCTGGCCAGAAGTGAATGCACCAACATCCATAACTCCTCGGAAAAGCCGGCTGACTCCCCTCGCTCCTTTCTCGGATCCGCTGCCTGCGCCTCTGGAGCCTCCCGGTGAATGGTGGACGTGGGTGGCCGCAGCAGCAGGAGCTGGTGGTGGCTTTGGTGGTGTTGGTCACCAGCGCTCTTCC
This window of the Nomascus leucogenys isolate Asia chromosome 6, Asia_NLE_v1, whole genome shotgun sequence genome carries:
- the FGF10 gene encoding fibroblast growth factor 10, giving the protein MWKWILTHCASAFPHLPGCCCCCFLLLFLVSSVPVTCQALGQDTVSPEATNSSSSSFSSPSSAGRHVRSYNHLQGDVRWRKLFSFTKYFLKIEKNGKVSGTKKENCPYSILEITSVEIGVVAVKAINSNYYLAMNKKGKLYGSKEFNNDCKLKERIEENGYNTYASFNWQHNGRQMYVALNGKGAPRRGQKTRRKNTSAHFLPMVVHS